The proteins below are encoded in one region of Oncorhynchus kisutch isolate 150728-3 linkage group LG14, Okis_V2, whole genome shotgun sequence:
- the LOC109904363 gene encoding uncharacterized protein C2orf16-like isoform X3 yields MCSTEGRSMCSPEGRSMCSPEGRSMCSPEGRSMCSPEGRSMCSAEGRSMCSPEGRSMCSPEGRSMCSPEGRSMCSPEGRSMCSPEGRSMCSPEGRSMCSPEGRSMCSPEGRSMCSPEGRSMCSPEGRSMCSPEGRSMCSPEGRSMCSPEGRSMCSPEGRSMCSPEGRSMCSPEGRSMCSPEGRSMCSPEGRSMCSPEGRSMCSPEGRSMCSPEGRSMCSPEGRSMCSPEGRSMCSPEGRSMCSPEGRSMCSPEGRSMCSPEGRSMCSPEGRSMCSPEGRSMCSPEGRSMCSPEGRSMCSPEGRSMCSPEGRSMCSPEGRSMCSPEGRSMCSPEGRSMCSPKGRSMCSPKGRSMCSPKGRSMCSPKGRSMCSPEGRSMCSPEGRSMCSPEGRSMCSPEGRSMCSPEGRSMCSPEGRSMCSPEGRSMCSPEGRSMCSPEGRSMCSPEGRSMCSPEGRSMCSPEGRSMCSPEGRSMCSPEGRSMCSPEGRSMCSPEGRSMCSPEGRSMCSPEGRSMCSPELILYLEMDLENNTAEHIPIQCQHKYFLVFLIV; encoded by the exons ATGTGTTCCACTGAAGGCAGGTCAATGTGTTCTCCTGAAGGCAGGTCAATGTGTTCCCCTGAAGGCAGGTCAATGTGTTCACCTGAAGGCAGGTCAATGTGTTCTCCTGAAGGCAGGTCAATGTGTTCCGCTGAAGGCAGGTCAATGTGTTCTCCTGAAGGCAGGTCAATGTGTTCCCCTGAAGGCAGGTCAATGTGTTCTCCTGAAGGCAG GTCAATGTGTTCTCCTGAAGGCAGGTCAATGTGTTCTCCTGAAGGCAGGTCAATGTGTTCTCCTGAAGGCAGGTCAATGTGTTCTCCTGAAGGCAGGTCAATGTGTTCCCCTGAAGGCAGGTCAATGTGTTCTCCTGAAGGCAGGTCAATGTGTTCCCCTGAAGGCAGGTCAATGTGTTCTCCTGAAGGCAG GTCAATGTGTTCTCCTGAAGGCAGGTCAATGTGTTCTCCTGAAGGCAGGTCAATGTGTTCTCCTGAAGGCAGGTCAATGTGTTCTCCTGAAGGCAGGTCAATGTGTTCTCCTGAAGGCAGGTCAATGTGTTCACCTGAAGGCAGGTCAATGTGTTCCCCTGAAGGCAGGTCAATGTGTTCCCCTGAAGGCAGGTCAATGTGTTCCCCTGAAGGCAGGTCAATGTGTTCTCCTGAAGGCAGGTCAATGTGTTCCCCTGAAGGCAGGTCAATGTGTTCTCCTGAAGGCAG GTCAATGTGTTCACCTGAAGGCAGGTCAATGTGTTCTCCTGAAGGCAGGTCAATGTGTTCTCCTGAAGGCAGGTCAATGTGTTCTCCTGAAGGCAGGTCAATGTGTTCTCCTGAAGGCAG GTCAATGTGTTCACCTGAAGGCAGGTCAATGTGTTCACCTGAAGGCAGGTCAATGTGTTCACCTGAAGGCAGGTCAATGTGTTCACCTGAAGGCAGGTCAATGTGTTCACCTGAAGGCAGGTCAATGTGTTCACCTGAAGGCAG GTCAATGTGTTCTCCTGAAGGCAGGTCAATGTGTTCCCCTGAAGGCAGGTCAATGTGTTCCCCTAAAGGCAGGTCAATGTGTTCCCCTAAAGGCAGGTCAATGTGTTCCCCTAAAGGCAGGTCAATGTGTTCCCCTAAAGGCAGGTCAATGTGTTCCCCTGAAGGCAGGTCAATGTGTTCCCCTGAAGGCAGGTCAATGTGTTCCCCTGAAGGCAGGTCAATGTGTTCACCTGAAGGCAGGTCAATGTGTTCACCTGAAGGCAGGTCAATGTGTTCACCTGAAGGCAGGTCAATGTGTTCACCTGAAGGCAGGTCAATGTGTTCACCTGAAGGCAGGTCAATGTGTTCACCTGAAGGCAGGTCAATGTGTTCACCTGAAGGCAGGTCAATGTGTTCTCCTGAAGGCAGGTCAATGTGTTCACCTGAAGGCAGGTCAATGTGTTCACCTGAAGGCAGGTCAATGTGTTCACCTGAAGGCAGGTCAATGTGTTCACCTGAAGGCAGGTCAATGTGTTCACCTGAAGGCAGGTCAATGTGTTCACCTGAAGGCAGGTCAATGTGTTCCCCTGAAGGCAGGTCAATGTGTTCTCCTGAGTTGATTCTTTATTTGGAGATGGATCTAGAAAACAACACTGCTGAACATATCCCAATACAATGCCAACATAAGTATTTCCTGGTGTTTTTGATTGTGTAA
- the LOC109904363 gene encoding uncharacterized protein C2orf16-like isoform X12, with protein MCSPEGRSMCSPEGRSMCSPEGRSMCSPEGRSMCSPEGRSMCSPEGRSMCSPEGRSMCSPEGRSMCSPEGRSMCSPEGRSMCSPEGRSMCSPEGRSMCSPEGRSMCSPEGRSMCSPEGRSMCSPEGRSMCSPEGRSMCSPEGRSMCSPEGRSMCSPEGRSMCSPEGRSMCSPEGRSMCSPEGRSMCSPEGRSMCSPEGRSMCSPEGRSMCSPEGRSMCSPEGRSMCSPEGRSMCSPEGRSMCSPEGRSMCSPEGRSMCSPEGRSMCSPKGRSMCSPKGRSMCSPKGRSMCSPKGRSMCSPEGRSMCSPEGRSMCSPEGRSMCSPEGRSMCSPEGRSMCSPEGRSMCSPEGRSMCSPEGRSMCSPEGRSMCSPEGRSMCSPEGRSMCSPEGRSMCSPEGRSMCSPEGRSMCSPEGRSMCSPEGRSMCSPEGRSMCSPEGRSMCSPELILYLEMDLENNTAEHIPIQCQHKYFLVFLIV; from the exons ATGTGTTCTCCTGAAGGCAGGTCAATGTGTTCTCCTGAAGGCAGGTCAATGTGTTCTCCTGAAGGCAGGTCAATGTGTTCTCCTGAAGGCAGGTCAATGTGTTCCCCTGAAGGCAGGTCAATGTGTTCTCCTGAAGGCAGGTCAATGTGTTCCCCTGAAGGCAGGTCAATGTGTTCTCCTGAAGGCAG GTCAATGTGTTCTCCTGAAGGCAGGTCAATGTGTTCTCCTGAAGGCAGGTCAATGTGTTCTCCTGAAGGCAGGTCAATGTGTTCTCCTGAAGGCAGGTCAATGTGTTCTCCTGAAGGCAGGTCAATGTGTTCACCTGAAGGCAGGTCAATGTGTTCCCCTGAAGGCAGGTCAATGTGTTCCCCTGAAGGCAGGTCAATGTGTTCCCCTGAAGGCAGGTCAATGTGTTCTCCTGAAGGCAGGTCAATGTGTTCCCCTGAAGGCAGGTCAATGTGTTCTCCTGAAGGCAG GTCAATGTGTTCACCTGAAGGCAGGTCAATGTGTTCTCCTGAAGGCAGGTCAATGTGTTCTCCTGAAGGCAGGTCAATGTGTTCTCCTGAAGGCAGGTCAATGTGTTCTCCTGAAGGCAG GTCAATGTGTTCACCTGAAGGCAGGTCAATGTGTTCACCTGAAGGCAGGTCAATGTGTTCACCTGAAGGCAGGTCAATGTGTTCACCTGAAGGCAGGTCAATGTGTTCACCTGAAGGCAGGTCAATGTGTTCACCTGAAGGCAG GTCAATGTGTTCTCCTGAAGGCAGGTCAATGTGTTCCCCTGAAGGCAGGTCAATGTGTTCCCCTAAAGGCAGGTCAATGTGTTCCCCTAAAGGCAGGTCAATGTGTTCCCCTAAAGGCAGGTCAATGTGTTCCCCTAAAGGCAGGTCAATGTGTTCCCCTGAAGGCAGGTCAATGTGTTCCCCTGAAGGCAGGTCAATGTGTTCCCCTGAAGGCAGGTCAATGTGTTCACCTGAAGGCAGGTCAATGTGTTCACCTGAAGGCAGGTCAATGTGTTCACCTGAAGGCAGGTCAATGTGTTCACCTGAAGGCAGGTCAATGTGTTCACCTGAAGGCAGGTCAATGTGTTCACCTGAAGGCAGGTCAATGTGTTCACCTGAAGGCAGGTCAATGTGTTCTCCTGAAGGCAGGTCAATGTGTTCACCTGAAGGCAGGTCAATGTGTTCACCTGAAGGCAGGTCAATGTGTTCACCTGAAGGCAGGTCAATGTGTTCACCTGAAGGCAGGTCAATGTGTTCACCTGAAGGCAGGTCAATGTGTTCACCTGAAGGCAGGTCAATGTGTTCCCCTGAAGGCAGGTCAATGTGTTCTCCTGAGTTGATTCTTTATTTGGAGATGGATCTAGAAAACAACACTGCTGAACATATCCCAATACAATGCCAACATAAGTATTTCCTGGTGTTTTTGATTGTGTAA
- the LOC109904363 gene encoding uncharacterized protein C2orf16-like isoform X14 — MCSPEGRSMCSPEGRSMCSPEGRSMCSPEGRSMCSPEGRSMCSPEGRSMCSPEGRSMCSPEGRSMCSPEGRSMCSPEGRSMCSPEGRSMCSPEGRSMCSPEGRSMCSPEGRSMCSPEGRSMCSPEGRSMCSPEGRSMCSPEGRSMCSPEGRSMCSPEGRSMCSPEGRSMCSPEGRSMCSPEGRSMCSPEGRSMCSPEGRSMCSPKGRSMCSPKGRSMCSPKGRSMCSPKGRSMCSPEGRSMCSPEGRSMCSPEGRSMCSPEGRSMCSPEGRSMCSPEGRSMCSPEGRSMCSPEGRSMCSPEGRSMCSPEGRSMCSPEGRSMCSPEGRSMCSPEGRSMCSPEGRSMCSPEGRSMCSPEGRSMCSPEGRSMCSPEGRSMCSPELILYLEMDLENNTAEHIPIQCQHKYFLVFLIV; from the exons ATGTGTTCTCCTGAAGGCAGGTCAATGTGTTCTCCTGAAGGCAGGTCAATGTGTTCTCCTGAAGGCAGGTCAATGTGTTCTCCTGAAGGCAGGTCAATGTGTTCTCCTGAAGGCAGGTCAATGTGTTCACCTGAAGGCAGGTCAATGTGTTCCCCTGAAGGCAGGTCAATGTGTTCCCCTGAAGGCAGGTCAATGTGTTCCCCTGAAGGCAGGTCAATGTGTTCTCCTGAAGGCAGGTCAATGTGTTCCCCTGAAGGCAGGTCAATGTGTTCTCCTGAAGGCAG GTCAATGTGTTCACCTGAAGGCAGGTCAATGTGTTCTCCTGAAGGCAGGTCAATGTGTTCTCCTGAAGGCAGGTCAATGTGTTCTCCTGAAGGCAGGTCAATGTGTTCTCCTGAAGGCAG GTCAATGTGTTCACCTGAAGGCAGGTCAATGTGTTCACCTGAAGGCAGGTCAATGTGTTCACCTGAAGGCAGGTCAATGTGTTCACCTGAAGGCAGGTCAATGTGTTCACCTGAAGGCAGGTCAATGTGTTCACCTGAAGGCAG GTCAATGTGTTCTCCTGAAGGCAGGTCAATGTGTTCCCCTGAAGGCAGGTCAATGTGTTCCCCTAAAGGCAGGTCAATGTGTTCCCCTAAAGGCAGGTCAATGTGTTCCCCTAAAGGCAGGTCAATGTGTTCCCCTAAAGGCAGGTCAATGTGTTCCCCTGAAGGCAGGTCAATGTGTTCCCCTGAAGGCAGGTCAATGTGTTCCCCTGAAGGCAGGTCAATGTGTTCACCTGAAGGCAGGTCAATGTGTTCACCTGAAGGCAGGTCAATGTGTTCACCTGAAGGCAGGTCAATGTGTTCACCTGAAGGCAGGTCAATGTGTTCACCTGAAGGCAGGTCAATGTGTTCACCTGAAGGCAGGTCAATGTGTTCACCTGAAGGCAGGTCAATGTGTTCTCCTGAAGGCAGGTCAATGTGTTCACCTGAAGGCAGGTCAATGTGTTCACCTGAAGGCAGGTCAATGTGTTCACCTGAAGGCAGGTCAATGTGTTCACCTGAAGGCAGGTCAATGTGTTCACCTGAAGGCAGGTCAATGTGTTCACCTGAAGGCAGGTCAATGTGTTCCCCTGAAGGCAGGTCAATGTGTTCTCCTGAGTTGATTCTTTATTTGGAGATGGATCTAGAAAACAACACTGCTGAACATATCCCAATACAATGCCAACATAAGTATTTCCTGGTGTTTTTGATTGTGTAA